The Malus sylvestris chromosome 12, drMalSylv7.2, whole genome shotgun sequence genome contains a region encoding:
- the LOC126593304 gene encoding L-type lectin-domain containing receptor kinase IV.1-like, giving the protein MAAMFFKLVILIQATLAATQNVSFIYKGFRSENLTLDGVAQFTPNGLLMITNDSQGMNGHAFYPNPVTFKNSYSDTNAFSFSTTFVFAIRSVLATGHGMAFVIAPKRGIPQAGHGHFLGLFNSINNGNVTNHIFAVELDTTQEIKFNDIDNNHVGIDINSLNSVKSSTAGYYAENNRGFRKLNLSCGQAMQVWVEYDGINKQINVTLAPVSAGKPHAPLLSLKHDLSPILHKTMYVGFSSSTSSFPTSHYVLGWSFKMNGQAQELVHSHLPHLPPIECKKESKLLIIGVPVMSVSLVLLAIVGIIYAIRWKRKFAELLEDWELEYGPQRFKYKELYVATKGFKEKELLGGGGFGKVYRGILPASKTEVAVKKVSHESRQGMKEFVAEVVSIGRLRHRNLVQLLGYCRRKGELLLVYDYMPNGSLDKYLYGQPTATLNWSQRFKVIRGVASGLLYLHEEWEQVVVHRDIKASNVLLDGELNARLGDFGLARLYDHGTDPQTTHIVGTLGYLAPEHTRLGRATTHTDVFAFGAFLLEVACGRRPIELKGPAHDVILVDWVFSCWKKNNILEARDRKLSTEFVAEEVELVLKLGLLCSHSNSSDRPSMRQVVQYLDRDIPLPELSVLAHSSSGLLFAPHEGFDDSAKSYPSSSRTRFSSVESTVLSSGR; this is encoded by the coding sequence ATGGCAGCCATGTTTTTCAAGCTTGTAATACTCATACAAGCAACCCTAGCAGCAACTCAAAATGttagcttcatctacaaaggtTTCAGGTCAGAAAATCTTACCTTAGACGGTGTAGCCCAGTTCACACCCAACGGTCTTTTGATGATTACAAATGACTCTCAAGGGATGAATGGCCATGCCTTCTACCCTAACCCAGTCACCTTCAAGAATTCATATTCTGATACCAATGCTTTCTCATTTTCCACGACATTTGTGTTCGCTATCAGATCGGTGCTTGCAACTGGTCATGGAATGGCCTTCGTCATTGCTCCAAAAAGAGGGATTCCCCAAGCTGGACACGGCCATTTCCTAGGccttttcaattcaatcaaCAATGGCAATGTCACCAATCATATTTTTGCTGTAGAGCTAGACACTACCCAGGAGATCAAGTTCAATGACATCGATAACAACCATGTAGGAATTGACATTAATAGTTTGAACTCTGTGAAATCTTCTACCGCAGGATACTATGCTGAAAACAATCGTGGGTTTCGGAAATTGAATCTCTCCTGTGGTCAAGCAATGCAAGTTTGGGTGGAATATGATGGTATCAATAAGCAAATCAATGTCACGTTGGCTCCAGTCAGTGCTGGTAAGCCCCATGCTCCACTTTTATCTCTGAAGCATGACCTTTCCCCAATCCTACACAAAACCATGTACGTTGGCTTCTCATCCTCCACCAGTTCTTTTCCTACGTCTCATTATGTTTTGGGCTGGAGCTTTAAAATGAATGGGCAAGCTCAAGAACTTGTTCACTCACATCTTCCCCACCTGCCTCCGATAGAATGTAAGAAAGAATCTAAACTTTTAATCATCGGTGTGCCTGTGATGTCTGTGAGTTTGGTTTTGCTAGCAATTGTTGGCATCATTTATGCCATAAGATGGAAGAGGAAGTTTGCAGAGCTGCTTGAAGATTGGGAGCTTGAGTATGGACCTCAAAGGTTTAAATATAAAGAATTATATGTTGCTACAAAAGGGTTCAAGGAAAAGGAACTTTTGGGAGGGGGGGGATTTGGTAAGGTTTATAGAGGCATATTACCTGCCTCTAAAACTGAGGTCGCAGTGAAGAAGGTCTCACATGAATCAAGGCAAGGGATGAAGGAGTTTGTGGCAGAAGTTGTGAGCATTGGCCGCCTCCGTCACAGAAATTTAGTACAACTTTTAGGATATTGTAGAAGAAAAGGAGAGCTTCTTTTAGTCTATGACTACATGCCTAACGGAAGCCTAGACAAGTACCTCTACGGCCAACCAACGGCCACTCTTAATTGGAGCCAAAGGTTTAAAGTCATCAGAGGTGTGGCTTCAGGGTTATTATATCTTCATGAAGAATGGGAGCAAGTTGTGGTTCATAGAGACATCAAGGCGAGTAATGTATTACTAGATGGGGAACTGAATGCTAGGCTAGGAGATTTTGGCCTTGCAAGATTATATGATCACGGAACAGACCCTCAAACTACTCATATTGTAGGAACACTTGGGTATCTAGCTCCAGAGCATACAAGATTAGGTCGGGCCACAACACACACCGATGTGTTTGCTTTCGGGGCATTCTTGCTTGAAGTTGCCTGTGGAAGAAGGCCAATAGAGCTAAAAGGTCCAGCTCATGATGTGATTTTGGTCGACTGGGTGTTTTCTTGTTGGAAGAAAAACAATATTCTTGAGGCAAGAGATCGAAAGTTAAGCACGGAATTCGTAGCTGAAGAAGTGGAACTGGTGTTGAAGCTTGGGTTGTTATGCTCTCATTCAAATTCTTCAGATAGGCCAAGCATGCGCCAAGTTGTGCAGTATTTAGATCGTGACATTCCGTTGCCAGAGTTGTCAGTTCTTGCGCATTCTTCGAGTGGCTTACTATTTGCGCCCCATGAAGGTTTTGATGATTCTGCAAAGTCATATCCGTCTTCTTCGAGGACGAGGTTTTCTTCTGTTGAGTCGACAGTTCTCTCAAGCGGTCGCTGA
- the LOC126593323 gene encoding L-type lectin-domain containing receptor kinase IV.2-like, with protein sequence MCFKLIILLVLVSIAAAEDLNFAYHGFGSANLSLDGIARVTPNGLLRLTNYTRFKIGHAFYPNPVIFKNSSNGTVLSFSTTFIFAMRYTGLYGHGIAFVIAPTRGLPHAAPAQHLGLFNFTNDGNPTNHIFAVELDTFRNDEFKDINDNHVGIDINGLASEVASPAGYYVGERLITSGQPVQVWVDYDGSKKQINVSLALVSNGKPYIPLLSLTRDLSPVLHRTMYVGFSSSTGQLTASAYLLGWSFKMNGQAEELVLSQLPKMPRLGPKKISKLLTIGLPVILVSVALLAFLFGVNYALRRKKKFAELLEDWELEYGPQRFKYKELYIATKGFQEKELLGKGGFGKVYKGILPTSGIEIAVKRVSHESRQGMKQFVAEIVSNGRLRHRNLVPLLGYCRRKGELLLVYEYMPNGSLDKYLFGQTAVTLDWRQRFRVIRGVASGLLYLHEEWDQVVVHRDVKASNVLLDGEWNGRLGDFGLARLYDHGSDPQTTHIAGTFGYLAPEHARSGRATTSSDVFAFGVFLLEVASGRRPIEYHGSEDVILVDWVFSCWKGSNILEAKDPKLGNDFVAEEVELVLKLGLLCCQSEPTTRPRMRQVMQHLEGDIPLPAELSLLSASASGLAISQNEAFPHKEGFDEIAIGAGFSHSYAAESSLLSAS encoded by the exons ATGTGTTTCAAGCTTATAATACTACTTGTACTAGTCAGCATAGCAGCTGCTGAAGATCTCAATTTCGCCTACCATGGTTTCGGGTCTGCAAATCTTAGCCTAGACGGCATAGCAAGAGTGACACCCAATGGTCTTCTGAGGCTTACAAATTACACTAGATTCAAGATTGGTCATGCCTTCTATCCCAACCCAGTAATTTTCAAGAACTCATCTAACGGTACAGTTCTCTCCTTCTCTACCACTTTCATCTTTGCTATGAGATATACAGGTCTCTATGGCCACGGAATAGCCTTTGTCATCGCTCCAACAAGAGGGCTGCCCCACGCTGCTCCAGCCCAACACCTAGGCCTTTTCAACTTTACAAACGATGGCAATCCAACAAATCATATTTTTGCTGTTGAGCTTGACACTTTTCGGAACGATGAGTTCAAGGACATCAATGATAACCATGTCGGGATTGATATTAATGGTTTGGCCTCTGAGGTGGCTTCTCCTGCCGGATATTATGTCGGAGAAAGATTGATCACCAGTGGCCAACCGGTACAAGTTTGGGTGGACTATGATGGTAGCAAGAAGCAAATCAATGTCTCTTTGGCTCTAGTTAGTAATGGTAAGCCCTATATTCCACTTTTGTCTTTGACACGCGACCTTTCCCCAGTTCTTCACAGAACCATGTACGTGGGCTTCTCCTCGTCCACTGGCCAGCTTACTGCTTCTGCTTACTTGTTGGGGTGGAGCTTTAAGATGAATGGTCAGGCTGAAGAACTTGTTCTCTCGCAACTTCCCAAGATGCCTCGGCTAGGACCTAAAAAAATATCTAAACTTTTGACCATTGGTCTTCCTGTGATCTTGGTGAGTGTCGCTTTGCTAGCATTTCTTTTTGGTGTAAACTATGCcttaagaagaaagaagaagtttGCAGAACTGCTTGAGGACTGGGAGCTTGAATATGGACCTCAAaggtttaaatacaaagagttATATATTGCCACAAAAGGGTTTCAAGAAAAGGAACTTTTGGGAAAGGGTGGATTCGGTAAGGTTTATAAAGGTATATTGCCCACCTCTGGGATTGAGATTGCTGTGAAGAGGGTCTCACACGAATCAAGACAGGGGATGAAGCAGTTTGTGGCAGAAATTGTCAGCAATGGACGTCTTCGTCACCGAAATTTAGTCCCATTATTGGGCTACTGCAGGAGAAAAGGAGAGCTACTGTTGGTCTATGAGTACATGCCTAATGGAAGCCTGGACAAGTACCTCTTTGGCCAAACGGCGGTCACTCTCGATTGGAGGCAAAGATTTAGAGTCATAAGAGGTGTAGCATCAGGGTTGCTTTATTTGCACGAAGAATGGGATCAGGTTGTGGTTCACAGAGATGTCAAGGCCAGCAATGTATTACTAGATGGGGAATGGAATGGAAGACTAGGAGATTTTGGGCTTGCAAGATTATATGACCACGGCTCAGACCCTCAAACTACTCATATAGCTGGAACATTTGGGTATCTAGCTCCTGAGCATGCAAGATCAGGCCGGGCCACAACAAGCAGTGATGTGTTTGCTTTCGGTGTATTTTTGCTTGAAGTTGCAAGTGGAAGAAGGCCAATAGAGTATCATGGCTCTGaggatgtgattttggttgaTTGGGTCTTTTCTTGTTGGAAGGGAAGTAATATTCTTGAGGCGAAAGACCCAAAGTTAGGTAATGATTTTGTAGCGGAGGAGGTGGAGTTGGTGTTGAAGCTTGGGCTGTTGTGCTGCCAATCAGAGCCTACAACAAGGCCAAGGATGCGCCAAGTTATGCAGCATTTGGAGGGTGATATCCCTTTGCCTGCAGAGTTGTCACTTCTCAGTGCCTCTGCAAGTGGCCTAGCCATTTCTCAGAATGAAG CGTTTCCTCACAAAGaaggttttgacgaaattgcaATTGGCGCGGGGTTTTCCCATTCATATGCTGCAGAGTCATCACTCCTCTCAGCCTCTTAG
- the LOC126593319 gene encoding uncharacterized protein LOC126593319, with translation MPERVAETSAPSQLSGSNCGQTTPPACTLLSFGQAFSGTQNFSSLQKDEAWRVNVRIQGCDLEYGYLCGTMEALNVPMADTPVVTFWEGEIVDTKNYTFFTGKWEAMPEDDIRHWTKFPSFSSLLSQVEVDGGKSLDLSNYPYIFMRWKEQYFVNVGTDCGLTIAGFYYVCFSCSDGSINGFYYDPNSSPFQKLELKSTNEERSGFSFSS, from the exons ATGCCGGAGAGAGTGGCGGAGACCTCCGCGCCTTCTCAACTTTCAG GTTCAAATTGTGGACAGACAACTCCTCCAGCTTGCACACTTTTAAGCTTTGGACAG GCCTTCTCCGGTACGCAGAACTTTTCTAGTCTGCAGAAAGATGAAGCGTGGAGAGTGAATGTTCGGATACAGGGGTGTGACCTTGAGTATGGTTATCTATGTGGAACCATGGAAGCTCTTAACGTTCCTATGGCAGACACACCA GTAGTTACCTTTTGGGAAGGAGAGATCGTTGACACCAAGAATTATACTTTCTTCACTGGAAAATGGGAAGCAAT GCCAGAGGATGATATAAGGCACTGGACCaagtttccttctttttcctctcttCTG AGCCAAGTGGAAGTTGATGGTGGCAAATCATTAGATCTGAGTAATTATCCATACATATTCATG AGATGGAAAGAGCAATACTTTGTGAATGTTGGCACAGACTGTGGGCTGACTATAGCTGGCTTTTACTATGTCTGTTTTTCTTGTAGCGATGGCTCCATCAATGGCTTCTATTATGATCCTAACAGCAG CCCTTTTCAGAAGCTTGAGCTGAAATCCACTAACGAGGAACGATCAGGTTTCAGCTTTTCATCATAG